Proteins co-encoded in one Meiothermus sp. CFH 77666 genomic window:
- the argH gene encoding argininosuccinate lyase, translating to MSQETQKTWGGRFSEAPSRIAQEFNASWTFDQRLALVDIEGSLAHAAMLARQGIIAAEDEARLRQGLLSVRQEILEGTFQWREELEDVHMNVEARLTELVGPVGGKLHTARSRNDQVATDLRLWVRGELTGLLDDLKALRRVLVQEAGKYIEPPLILPGYTHLQRAMPVLLSHWFLAYYEMLTRDAGRLQDALNRLNESPLGAAALAGTGFPIDRHFTASALGFVRPMRNSLDAVGSRDFVLEVLSALAIGQITLSRLAEEIILYTTFEFGFAVLPDAFSTGSSIMPQKKNADHAELIRGKAGRVLGSFVTLATLTKGLPLAYNKDLQEDKEPLFDAMDTYRASVKLLAAMLPGLKWNAEVMARAAESGFSLATELADYLAERGVPFREAHHVVGRIVRHCVEQHKELRDLSLAELQGFHPLFDEDALPLTRLETAIHRRRSYGGTAPEAVREALKAAQLEVET from the coding sequence TTGAGCCAGGAAACGCAAAAAACCTGGGGAGGCCGCTTCAGCGAGGCCCCCAGCCGGATTGCCCAGGAGTTCAATGCTTCCTGGACGTTTGACCAGCGCCTTGCTCTGGTAGACATCGAAGGCTCACTGGCCCATGCGGCCATGCTGGCCCGGCAGGGCATTATCGCTGCCGAGGACGAAGCCCGGCTTCGTCAGGGATTGCTCTCGGTGCGGCAGGAAATTCTGGAAGGCACCTTTCAGTGGCGTGAAGAACTGGAAGACGTGCACATGAACGTGGAGGCGCGCCTTACGGAGCTGGTAGGCCCGGTGGGGGGCAAGCTGCACACCGCCCGCAGCCGCAACGACCAGGTAGCCACCGACCTGCGCTTGTGGGTGCGGGGCGAGCTCACTGGTTTACTGGACGATCTCAAAGCCCTGCGCCGGGTGCTGGTGCAGGAGGCCGGGAAGTACATAGAGCCCCCGCTCATCCTGCCCGGCTATACCCACCTGCAGCGGGCCATGCCGGTGCTCCTCTCGCACTGGTTTCTGGCCTACTACGAGATGCTCACCCGCGACGCCGGGCGCCTTCAGGACGCCCTGAACCGCCTCAACGAATCGCCCCTGGGTGCGGCGGCCCTGGCCGGGACAGGCTTTCCCATAGACCGGCACTTCACGGCCTCGGCGCTGGGCTTTGTGCGGCCCATGCGGAACTCCCTGGATGCGGTGGGCTCACGCGACTTTGTGCTCGAGGTACTCTCTGCGCTGGCCATCGGGCAGATTACCCTTTCGCGCCTGGCCGAGGAAATCATCCTCTACACCACTTTCGAGTTTGGCTTTGCGGTGCTGCCGGACGCTTTCTCTACCGGAAGCTCCATCATGCCCCAGAAGAAAAACGCCGACCATGCCGAGCTGATCCGGGGCAAGGCGGGCCGGGTGCTGGGCAGCTTCGTCACCCTGGCCACCCTGACCAAGGGCCTGCCGCTGGCCTACAACAAAGACCTCCAGGAGGACAAAGAACCCCTTTTCGATGCGATGGACACCTACCGGGCCTCGGTCAAACTCCTGGCGGCCATGCTGCCGGGCCTCAAGTGGAACGCCGAGGTCATGGCCAGGGCCGCCGAGTCGGGCTTCTCGCTGGCTACCGAGCTGGCTGACTACCTGGCCGAGCGGGGGGTGCCCTTCCGTGAGGCCCATCATGTGGTAGGGCGCATTGTGCGCCACTGTGTAGAGCAGCACAAAGAACTGCGTGACCTGAGCCTGGCGGAGCTGCAGGGCTTCCACCCTTTATTTGACGAGGACGCATTACCGCTGACCCGCCTGGAGACCGCCATCCACCGACGACGAAGCTACGGCGGTACCGCGCCTGAAGCGGTGCGGGAGGCGCTCAAGGCAGCGCAGCTCGAGGTCGAGACATGA
- a CDS encoding GNAT family N-acetyltransferase has product MQTESTQVQIRRATPADAEAIARMVRQAWADRVAPDSSGHQETVERVQADLERGYAWVALDRGEVVGTVRLVRHPDPRERGVWEVRKLGVLPEYRKQGVAHRLMEAVARQAFEVRARELRLAVRHDQPKLLKWYTQFGFSYEPSLRYSTPNPNTPPPFVMVRKLEVLS; this is encoded by the coding sequence ATGCAGACTGAATCAACCCAGGTGCAGATTCGCCGGGCTACCCCTGCCGATGCGGAGGCCATTGCCCGGATGGTGCGCCAGGCCTGGGCCGACCGGGTGGCCCCGGACTCCTCGGGCCACCAGGAGACGGTGGAGCGCGTGCAGGCTGACCTCGAGCGCGGCTACGCCTGGGTTGCGCTGGACAGAGGCGAGGTGGTGGGCACGGTGCGCCTGGTGCGCCACCCCGACCCCAGGGAGCGCGGGGTCTGGGAGGTCAGGAAACTGGGGGTGCTGCCCGAGTACCGCAAGCAGGGGGTGGCCCACCGGCTGATGGAAGCAGTAGCCCGCCAGGCCTTCGAGGTGCGGGCCCGGGAGCTGCGCCTGGCCGTGCGGCACGACCAGCCCAAGCTGCTCAAGTGGTACACCCAGTTCGGCTTTAGCTACGAACCCAGCCTGCGCTACAGCACGCCCAACCCCAATACCCCACCGCCCTTCGTGATGGTGCGGAAGCTCGAGGTGCTCTCATGA